Sequence from the Paramisgurnus dabryanus chromosome 3, PD_genome_1.1, whole genome shotgun sequence genome:
tgagcaaaagtgtgtcatttatgggtgtgtcctttaaaatgcaaatgagcggatgaagtgcaaacactgatagcaaagatggtggtttgttgtaattgaaattcaattgggctgtcaattatttttctctctctttctctctgcactaaatggcagtgccgtggttggatagtgcagattaaggggcagtatgtTTGTAATTGACCTTGCTagctacctcacaaaacaggcgaaatctgaatgacttaatttttcacatgcttgcaaagaatagtttccaaaactaagttattgggttgatcttttcactttttctaggttgatagatgcactggggacccaattatagcactatgCCCCCttttttcacgctatgacccctttaaatctttgacatggcctactcagtcaatattaaagatatcaaagttaaATTTTTTGCTGAATATGCTTAACATTATATTCAGTTTTCAGAGGCAGTGTCACATTTTTGTGCAATGAAAGGTACTTTGGGGTTCAGCGGCTTTATTGTATCCAGAACCTCTTTGTGAAATATTAAATCACATTGTGAATATTAAGTTGTTCATATAAACTGTAATTCAAAATcgaaaaagatttattacaccAAATCTCAATCACTCAGTAATCACCAAAGAAATTATGTCTGTGAATGATAACTAGAAATAATGTGATGCCACAGAACAGTGATAATGCAAATAAGTCCAAGGCAGTTTATTTAAGAATGATCATACACTAAGCAAATCTGATTTTGTGTTATTTGCATGTTTTTCACAtttgtacacattttacacaaattATTTGAGCATGTATCATACAGAAAAAGCAAAACATTagaaagagatttttttttgtattatttttttatgtagatGAATGTATAATGCATTCAAAGGCTGGTGTGTTGGCTTCTATATAACTCAGCGGTTTCCAGTACACTATGAAGGCAATGGTGCAATTGTTTTTGGGGGGGTTCCCAGACAGAGTTTAaccctagtcccagactaaaatgcatgtttgagctgtcttaactgaaaacagtttgcattgacatataaaatatatcattgCCATTGTTTTACACACCAGTCATGTCATGTGttaggtatgtttgtaaaaactccTTAAATGTCCTGATTCCCGAAGCAGAGTCGTAGCTTAATCTAAAATCTGTATTAAGGAAACTACCCCTAATGTGCCGCATCCCTCAGGTGGGATAAAGAGGTGGGTCATAGACATGGTGGTTAGTCTGGTCCACTAAACAGGTCCAAGTAATACGTCTTCAGCAAGAAACCTCCTGTCTTCAGATAATACCATACTGGGCGAGCTCATGCAACTCCAGATGGCTGAAGGCTTCCCAGGGACACACCACTGTGATGTCTATGTATGAGACAAGTTGGCAAAAAAGAGCCATGATCAGCAGAGTAAAGGGGTTTAGCATAACATTACACAACCTGTAATGTGATATGTACACAAACAGCATTCGTACTACGAACTTACCAGTGCCAAGACCCTCCATTCCAGGAATCTCATCTCCAAATCTAGTGAGACGATGGGAACATGAAGAAAATTATTATCTTTTTAAGTCCTAAAGAATAACATCACAGGTCattttattttcttatattAAGTGCAAGCATACTGGAATGTACAGAACAATTGAAGACATACAGGTTttgaatgacatgagggtgaggcTGATGAAAGAATTGAACTTTTTGGTTGATCCTTAAAAATGTTGAGAACTTACCCTTTGACTCCTTTCTTGGGAGGTTTGCTTTTGAATTGTCTTGTCATCCTCTGTTTGAATTTATGGGGTCCTCTTCTAGGTGTGGTTGGACCTCCTACTACTCTTGTTGGGATGTCATGTGTTTCGCTGAGGCTGTCGGTAATATTCCCTGAACTCATCTTGTACACTTCCTTTCCTTCAGAAACAAAAGCTCTTTCGGTCTTTTATGTTTGTAGTCCTCTTCTGTTTAAACATCAATCACTCTCCTTGTGTGTCTGAGCTGGTTAAGAAAATCTGGTTTAAGTACTCTCTGGCTGACCTGTATTTACGTCAATGGGCAAATACAGATTGGCATAGTGACATAGAAGCAGTCTCTGTCCCAGATTAAGTCGGTCAAAGAGCCTATAGATTATTCCCCGTCTCTAAACACCAAACGGCtttcattaatacattttttcgGTGGTCACCTCACATACTTCTTTACACCTAGAAGTTTTGTCATGAATAGCaaaatgcatgtatatatttaattaatttctgtACACAGAGGCAATGAAGATAACATCACTTTTGTATTTAAGACAGGGCACATGTGTATTGAAAAGTAGTCTACAACTGATAATGGCTTTACCTAAGCTGACTTTATACGCTCCTTTGCATGAGAGAACCTTCTAGATTCCTGCCAACATCTTCATTCATTGGGATAGCATCTGTAAGATAAAGATAAAAGAATATTTGTACCATAAAATGATCTAAATTTCTGCAGTCATTAAAGGAAGAATATTTATCTAATTATTTTTTAGAGCAAAACATAATTGTtcagaaaataaaaacatttcaccTTATATAGTAATTGTTTCATTTAAGATTATTTAAAGTAACACTCAGTCACTTTTCAAGTTAGCTTCACTTTAAGTTAAAAACTATAGCTTAGAGCTGAGGTGCAGAGACTGTTCAGTAACAATTCATGGATACAAAGTATCAGTGCATGCTTGTATTTGTGTTACAGTTTGTTTACATATTGTTCAAATGTGTTATTACACACGTTTATATAATTACACgtgaatattatttttatttttacaagattATAATTTGTATACTTTAGTTTGAGATACACTGCTGTAGAAGGATGTCTATGGGCGTATATGCAACAATTCAGTTTTTAACACAAGGGGGCAGTAAGAGTCTTAATAAGACGTCACCGCATTTTCTTGCCTGTCAAGAAAAAGGTTTGTTGAGAGATAGCAACTGTGGCCTGGGGCTAAACTTCTTCAGCATTTCTCTCCTGCCTTTTCAAAGGTAGAGGGGGAGGAACTCCCTAATTTTTCGTCTTAAAGACTTGCAAAAGAGACACCAGACCAGTCCATCCACCTTAACTCCAGCAATACATCAGGAtcattgcatttatttaaagtatGGTTCccagtgtaaaattaataatacATTGAAAGTGAGTGACTGTGTAAGTGTGAACAcggtaaataaatgttaattaaaattTGAATAACTTTTATGTCATTGGACGATGTATAGGGCCTAAATGTAGACTAAAACACAGCCTGGTGCAATGGCCAATACTGTTGAGATTTAATGTGTTTAGGATTGCTTGACGAAACGAGCGCCATAAATATGGATAATGATTTGCATGATTAGTAGGCTATTTACGATTAAGAGGTTTAGAAATAAGATAAGGCACtttgcattttatattttattgtatttaattaattatacgAAAAACCTTCTTTAAAGTCTGACATTTTAAGAGCTTGTTTCGAATATCTGTATCTGTGgacttcatttatttttatttttattatattatattttaaatatacatacaaAAACAGGCCTtcaatagaaaaaaaaacaagctaCAATTGTCAAGGGACTAGGGAGACACATTGCACCATAAACTATCTGTGGACTTCAAGCAGCGACATGAAGTAGGCTATGACATCATATGTATGACGTAAAAATACCGCGAGAAAGCCAAGAGTAGGCTACTCctggtactctgatgtcataaaCCGTACGGATGCGCAGCAccgcagcatgaagttaaaaacGCCTTTTGTTTAACATAAGAGAAAAGGCTCCCGAGGAATTTTCAGACATGTTGAGACAGATACGTTATATTTTAAGCAGATGAGTTGTAACACAAACCATATTTAGAAGTTGAGAGATTTTGTGGTGCAAATACTTCATGAGGCGAAACATGGTGGTAGGTGTAGCAGAAACACATAATATATTTTTCGTTaattaacatttgttaaaaGCACTGTCATTTTATTATCCTGATACATGCGacacaaaaacaatacaaaaaatgtataaattaaatttacAGTGCTATATTAGCCTACTATACTTTGATAATGTGCATCTGTAGTGTTAACTGTAGTGAATTAATACTACTGTGGTAAGGTTCAAAACCTAGGCCTATATTGCAATTTTTACTACAGTTCGCATTTTACTACAGTGGATTCTGAAGTATATCGTCCGTGTTTTTTATGTGGGTACAAGGTGTTCGCAAGAAATGTAACTTAACTTTGCCATTATAACCATAATGTAACTTTGTGGCACTCTCAAAGTTGCATACATGTGTAAGTGCTGTTGCGCGCGGTAAAATAGATATGGTAGGCTACAGCTGGGTTGAGTTGTGATTGGTAAACAGTGTTTCCTGGTACATTCATGATCTGAACGCTCTTCATCGGGGTCGGACATCCGCATTCACTGCTTTGATAGACGACACGGTAAGACTCTTTCACTTTATCAAAGTAAAAACTTTATTAGTTTATACTCTGTTTGCAAAGCTATAAACAATTTCGTTTGAGGCAGTATTACAGAGTCTTCAGTTTTGCACGCTTTTAATTCATTACAACGCAGGCaacgtttttattttattttagctttttttacaaggttttattaaaataataattacatttttaactgCACTGCAGACTGTTGTTGGCTATCTATTGAACTGGAGGGTTTTAATAAACTTAgatttattttaagttaaacaTAGCTCTATGTGCTTTTGCTTTATATGACctatatatttaaatttatcCTATTGTTATGTTAATATCTGGTTATGAGGTATTTTGGTCTTGTGCTTCAATAAATTCACTGACGCCAAAGACAACACTTACTAGCATCTTCCTCTTACTTTCAATGTACTTTTTTGGTAAAGTCGTACGCAACCACATCCTCTCTTAACGAAGAGTCGAGAGATCCTGTTCTGACTGGCTCCTGTATGCACACGCACTGTCACTCACCACTGTATGTGAttactttaaatacatttacaagtACATTTGTCTTAGTGTTTTCAAAAGTGAAAGCATTTgcaattatttattaaatagcaTTGCATTCAAGTGTTGATCTGCCATTGTGTCTTTAAATAGCTGTGAGATCATAAATAATTTTATGACAGAGTAGATTCAAAGATATATTGTTAAATGACATATCTTTTCCTGTTTTTGTCTTGATCTTATATCTAACATTGTGCAACCTTAACTGTTTCACAATGGTTTTGCATTAGGGAAGCTGCTTTTTGCACATACTCGAATACATGGTCTGTGctgtatactgtatgattatgTTGTTGAGCATCTTTATAGCCGAACTAGAATGCTTTACTCAGCACTAGTGGATCTATTGCTGTTTTATTGCAGCCTCAGGAGTATTCGGAAATGATACGTTTTCTTTTACGAAAGCTCATTTTGCATCGACATGGTTTAGAGGGCTGTAAAATCATTGGAAACTTTTCACGATACATTTTAGCCTCATATTGATGAGCGCCGTAGATGGCATACTGTATGTCATGGGCATCACTGCGCTGATAAACAGCCCATAAAAGCATGCAGCTGAAATGATTTTCAAAGAGATGAAAACTGTCTAGGTGTTTTTATGGTACTTTGCTATTCCATTTAGTTCTATCTGAACAGTTGACTGGCCTCATTACTTTCAATGCTAAAAACACCCCCAGTAATACACACAGGGAAGTagcacaaaaaataaatgtcttgACAGATCTGTAAAGAGGAAGCAGTGTGTTTTAACTGACAGACCTTGATACAGAAGAGCTCTGTGTATTGATTAAGACAACCCTCTCACTTCCTTAATAAGGCACTCGTTTTTCAGGCCAGGGCTTGTGCAGAGCTTCTGGTAGAGGAACCGAAGTGCCGGATGACGCTTGTTTTGTCTTAGTGTTAATTCAAGAGGAACCTTGAAGAACACATTTTTTCACTTTTGATAACCAATTTGTGACCATATTGCAAGCACAACCTTTTTTCACAAGAAAAAATACACTAGTTTACACAGATTAACGTATTAAGTCTTCTAATTGTAATGTGTCCTTCAACACACATCACTGCTTGCCAATTTCTGTGATAGTTTGAGCTACTCAGTGCATGATTGTTTTATTCTGTCTGGTGAATTATATGCAAATTTAGCAAAATTAAGTTGACATTTTAGTGGTACCAAGCAAAAAAAAGCTTTTCGAAATGATTAACATATTGCAAATTCTGCGAGAGaattataaactttataaacgtaTAAACTACCTCCATATTGTATGTAAGGGTATGCCAGGTCTCTGTATCAAGCTCTGTGGTTAAAATGAGAAACGTCAACTTCCTGTTTGTGCAATCGTTTCCAGTCATGCAGAACAGAGGCAGTAAATACATCTGTGTTCTTTTCTGTCAAAGCAAGTTGCTGGCAAATTTTGTCCAGCTTCTGTGATCCAACCCTGTCTAGATTTTTGATGTATTGATAGAAGACACCAATGGTTGGAAATCTCAGGCTGCTTAGAGTCAGACCCCACCAGATTGTGGTCTCAGGCTTGTGTAGTTAAATGTTATGTAATCTGTCAAGCTCCTATTTAGAACTGCTTAATTTGAACAGATGTCTGTCACTTCCCAAAGCTGCCCAGATTGCATTGGAAAGAAAAAACAGATAAGATGTTGTTTCTCATAGATAGCAGCGGGTTTAAATAGGGAACAAATGGAGAAGTGGTAAGCTTTTCAGGTTTTGATTAAATCAACTATTAAATCCTCTAAAATATCTCTTACATCCTAAAAGTCTCCTCTACGGTGCTTACATTTGccaaagaaataaaaaagaacTTGAAGATTTTTCAGGGAAATTCTTCCACGATTCAAATATCAGGCTAATATATTCACGTTTTAAATTTTTCTTAATTGTCGTCTTGTTTTGGGCAGTTTTTATTTCACGTAGGAATTTTATCAGAGAGATCATAGACAAAGCCAATTTTTATTTAAGTGGCGTGCACACCGCCAGTGTCTTTCTTTCAATGAGGTCGTTGGGAGGCGTTTTAATTCTGGTTGTCCTAGTTACAACTAGAAACAAATGAGTAACCGTTCTCTCAATAATGCCGCTGTCACTTACTTGCTTTTCAAGTGAGAAAAAAGGTAATGCTGTGACGTACCAGTTTTCTACTGGTCACATATCTCCACATGATACGAATTCGCAGTTCAGAGTTCACCAGACATGAACTTTGGTAGCAGCTAATTGCAAAATAATGTAGCACAAGCTTGTGTTATGGTCTGACGCCATGTTTAGACCGCCAGCGATTAGCAGTAGCAGGGCGACATGATcttattcattttaatggaagCATGGTGACTTTCAGCATCAGTGGGCGACTGGATGGGACGTGTTCAGCAACgcaagaaagttaagaaaattttaactttatgcaaataatTCGGGAGCAACTACCAACGAGAgagaagcagtggagttcacgtcatccgtctctcgttagttactggagtggacggtACTTACTTGTTTATGAAActagatttagaaacgcctcctAATGACCTTATTGAAAGAGGCGGGCAACAAGCAGAGATaacattgtcacttggggttagatttggggtatgggttaggatgtaattttatgttttggtttttacattgttttttcttccgattttaaaactattttcacttggggttgggatacataaacaatacataaaatgacacgaaaaagaaagtcgtgctacGGACatgaaaactatttatagaaagaGTGAcgcgaaaaagacatttgtgctcaatggCACGAAAAAAAGCTGAAAATCGCGTCCATGAACACTAataatttaatcaaatattttgagactatagactgtttcagcagtaacagCATAAACATGCGGCTTTTGTGCTCAACTTCCGGTAAaatccgctaagaataaataacaacaaagtcattttaaagagttactaaaccctaaaccaactttttttagttaatgatctgtaagaatgatgcttaattagtgctgttcattgattttggTAAGttatttgacatttggatataaagtgtttcaatacaatatatggtgtaaaaacgtctgagtgctgccctcttcaggttaaacggtggctactgcagttgaattttcctatttgATGTTTTGCGTCCAAAAAATAacttgtgacgtaagcaggttcaagctcaccacgcccttgttacgatctcaccacacacttggtacgagcttagttcgtcccctctatctctgttggggtctgcccacttttcttgcatttttcaaatattgtagtgggtggagtcaggctctgaccaggggtttagttgcactttaaagtagtttatttatataacaaggaaaataaacaacacacagattacctaggaaaccaaaacatttgttattttcaacaaggcatttgttcaagattTCAGATTAGCaatagtcagaccattaaaaaactgaaaccggaagtaaagttcgaaCCAGACGCGTAATCGCATCACCGCacatgcgtccgatgaaaccgtctataccacGACTTGCCTTCAGATTAGGTTGTATACATGCATATAAATGGAGTCAATGGAATGAAAAGTGTAGTGTGACCGCCCCTTAAATGGCGAAAGACAGCAACTCTAATGCTTCACTCTCATTGGTTGTTGTCCCGAAAGTCGCTCGTCATTTGCATAACGTTGAACTGTTCTCAACTTTGTCGTGCAGCTGGGCACGCCCACTTCCTGACACCAACAATTGCTGTCACTCGAGTCACTGGAAAtcgccaagcttccattgaaatgaatgagatctgCCATTACCTGTCGCTGGCGGTGTGCACGCAGCTTTAGCTTCACTTAAAAAATGTAGTTATGATTGACAGTACTAAATGACCATGCTTCACCTGAATCTTTGTAAAACTTCATTTAGGGTCTCTGTAACTGAGAACTCCATTAAGCTTCCTGTACTGTAAAATAGAAACCTCTGAGTAATAAAACCTTCCTCTGGGCAACTACATTCATCTTTCTCATGTACTATTTGTGGCATAATAAAGTATGATGAATTATataaaacctgtagagggctgTAAAAAGACTCATTCTTACTGAATCGCTAACATTTTTGACCTGTCGCTCTCACTGCAACTACATATGGTTGGTTGGTTTAGCTTGAGCTAAAACAGTTTGTGGTATAGAAGCCAGCGctgaaattattattattattatttttcatttgtttgggtgtttaaatgcatttttgctaTTGCATTGCATTTTTGCTATTGCATTGCATTTTTGCTATTGCATTGCATTTTTGCTATTGCAATGTTTTGCGTTGCCTACCAATGAGAATCAACTTTCTCAACTATATGATGCTCTGTGTATATGTATGCATGCAGTTAAATTCCCCTTTAATATTGTGTACATGCCACAATGCAAAAATGTGCTTTTGTAGTCTTTGACATTGCAAAGGTAAATAATGATACTGAATATGCTGTATCAAGATAGAGTGCCACAGCGAGCAGAAACACTGCAGCTTTGCGACAAGTTTTCTGTGACAAGCCCTATCGGGTCAATGCATGTAATCTGATGTCACTACAAACCTTTCAGCAGCACCCCTAAGCATAGGGGCTACCAACGGCAGAGCATCAAGGCCGCATTTCATGCAGGGCCACGCCCATGGTAACCTCGAACAGGTTCCTGTGACAGGTTGATGACCCCTGAGAGAGATGACAGAAGGACGTGCTAGAGAACTGCAGATGGAGAGTCTCACTGATAGACAGGCATCTTCAACCAGAGGGAAAAACAGTCCAAACAGCATGCTGCCcctgcgagagagagagagagagagcgtgagAGAGAGATGAAAGGGAAAACAATATGATAGTTGATATAAAATGGGGGATGGGAGGAATAATAAGTGTCTCTGGAGGACAAAAATGCGAGGATAGGAGAAATAGAATAGGGAATAAAGAGAAAGGAGGGGagatggtgtgtgtgtgtttgagaggAAGAGGATGAGATCATCGCAGTCTCCTCTCTAATGAGTGATGGTGTTGGGAGGCGTGCTGAACTGAGGCGGAGATTTTGCTTCTCATGCCAGGGAATCAATAGTGTCTGCAGCCTGGAATACCATTCCCACATTACTGCTCACATTCCCAACACTTCAGCAGTAGCTGGTCGTCTGGCGTGCATTTCATACAGATCTTTGTCGAATtgttca
This genomic interval carries:
- the LOC135769642 gene encoding retinal rod rhodopsin-sensitive cGMP 3',5'-cyclic phosphodiesterase subunit gamma; protein product: MSSGNITDSLSETHDIPTRVVGGPTTPRRGPHKFKQRMTRQFKSKPPKKGVKGFGDEIPGMEGLGTDITVVCPWEAFSHLELHELAQYGII